In a single window of the Elaeis guineensis isolate ETL-2024a chromosome 4, EG11, whole genome shotgun sequence genome:
- the LOC105044083 gene encoding LOW QUALITY PROTEIN: chaperone protein dnaJ 11, chloroplastic (The sequence of the model RefSeq protein was modified relative to this genomic sequence to represent the inferred CDS: inserted 1 base in 1 codon), protein MTAPMIASSSQFLGLRITPPPSRSAAPPSPRSATSLRSPGISAAYTAAAERXPPAALSPAAQSPFASLYDVLGLHADATGQEIKASYRRLARACHPDVVATDRKGTSADEFIRIHHAYSTLSDPDKRADYDRKLLLLGRQRRSVRHATPPQPSSSSFRPFSRSPSFPGYGRRTWETDQCW, encoded by the exons ATGACTGCTCCGATGATCGCCTCGTCCTCCCAATTCCTCGGCCTACGGATCACCCCTCCTCCCTCGCGCTCCGCCGCGCCTCCGTCCCCTCGCTCCGCCACCTCCCTCCGCTCGCCGGGCATCTCCGCCGCGTACACTGCCGCGGCGGAAC CCCCCCCCGCCGCCCTCTCCCCGGCGGCGCAATCGCCCTTCGCCTCGCTCTACGACGTCCTGGGCCTCCACGCCGACGCCACCGGCCAGGAGATCAAGGCCTCGTACCGGCGGCTGGCACGCGCGTGCCACCCGGACGTGGTGGCCACCGACCGCAAGGGCACGTCGGCCGACGAGTTCATCCGGATCCACCACGCCTACTCCACCCTCTCCGATCCCGACAAGCGTGCCGACTACGACCGCAAGCTGCTCCTTCTCGGCCGCCAGCGCCGGTCCGTCCGCCACGCGACGCCGCCGCAGccgtcctcctcctccttccggcCTTTCTCCCGCTCCCCGTCTTTCCCCGGCTACGGCCGTCGGACTTGGGAGACCGACCAGTGCTGGTAG